In the Bordetella genomosp. 10 genome, one interval contains:
- the nusG gene encoding transcription termination/antitermination protein NusG, translating into MSKRWYVVHVYSGMEKSVQKALIERIDRASLQTSFGRILVPSEEVVEMRGGQKSISERRIFPGYVLVEMDLTDETWHLVKNTNRVTGFLGGSGNRPSPISEKEVEKILSQMEEGVEKPRPKILFEVGEMVRVKEGPFADFNGNVEEVNYEKSKVRVSVTIFGRATPVELDFSQVEKT; encoded by the coding sequence ATGAGTAAGCGTTGGTATGTCGTCCATGTGTATTCCGGCATGGAAAAGAGCGTCCAGAAGGCGCTGATCGAACGCATCGACCGTGCGTCATTGCAAACTTCCTTCGGCCGCATTCTCGTGCCGTCCGAAGAAGTGGTCGAAATGCGCGGCGGACAGAAGTCCATCTCCGAACGGCGGATCTTCCCCGGCTACGTGCTGGTTGAAATGGATCTGACCGACGAGACCTGGCATTTGGTGAAGAACACCAACCGCGTCACCGGCTTCCTGGGTGGCTCGGGCAATCGTCCGTCGCCGATTTCCGAAAAGGAAGTCGAAAAAATCCTCTCCCAGATGGAAGAGGGTGTGGAAAAACCGCGTCCCAAGATCCTCTTCGAAGTGGGTGAAATGGTGCGCGTCAAGGAAGGTCCGTTTGCTGACTTCAACGGCAATGTCGAGGAAGTCAACTACGAGAAGAGCAAGGTGCGTGTGTCCGTGACCATTTTCGGCCGCGCCACGCCCGTCGAACTGGATTTCAGTCAGGTCGAAAAGACCTGA
- the secE gene encoding preprotein translocase subunit SecE, with product MSNTSVETVTSTADRLKLALAVLVIIAGIVGFSVLSEQPMPARIGVFVGGLVLAAIIAWFSEPGRRTLSFASESYNEVKRVSWPTRKETTQMTGIVFAFVAIMGIFMWVLDKGIEWIIYGLLLGWK from the coding sequence ATGTCCAATACCAGCGTAGAAACTGTAACTAGTACCGCCGATCGCCTCAAGCTGGCTTTGGCGGTGCTCGTCATCATTGCTGGAATCGTCGGGTTTTCGGTGCTCAGCGAGCAGCCCATGCCGGCTCGCATCGGCGTTTTCGTCGGCGGCCTGGTTCTGGCCGCCATCATTGCCTGGTTCAGCGAACCCGGCCGCCGCACGTTGAGCTTCGCCAGCGAGTCCTATAACGAAGTAAAGCGGGTGTCCTGGCCCACGCGCAAGGAAACGACGCAGATGACGGGCATCGTCTTCGCGTTCGTGGCCATCATGGGCATTTTCATGTGGGTGCTCGACAAGGGCATCGAATGGATCATTTACGGCCTGTTGTTGGGCTGGAAATAA
- the tuf gene encoding elongation factor Tu: protein MAKGKFERTKPHVNVGTIGHVDHGKTTLTAAITTVLSTKFGGEAKGYDQIDAAPEEKARGITINTAHVEYETATRHYAHVDCPGHADYVKNMITGAAQMDGAILVVSAADGPMPQTREHILLSRQVGVPYIIVFLNKADMVDDAELLELVEMEVRELLSKYDFPGDDTPIVKGSAKLALEGDKGELGEQAILALADALDSYIPTPERAIDGTFLMPVEDVFSISGRGTVVTGRIERGIVKVGEEIEIVGIKPTVKTTCTGVEMFRKLLDQGQAGDNVGILLRGTKREDVERGQVLAKPGSINPHTDFTAEVYILSKEEGGRHTPFFNGYRPQFYFRTTDVTGTIELPKDKEMVLPGDNVSMTVRLLAPIAMEEGLRFAIREGGRTVGAGVVASIVK, encoded by the coding sequence GACCACGGCAAGACGACGCTGACGGCGGCGATCACGACGGTTCTGTCGACGAAGTTCGGCGGCGAAGCCAAGGGCTACGACCAGATCGACGCGGCGCCCGAAGAGAAGGCGCGCGGCATCACGATCAACACGGCGCACGTGGAATACGAAACGGCGACGCGCCACTACGCGCACGTTGACTGCCCGGGCCACGCTGACTATGTGAAGAACATGATCACGGGCGCGGCGCAGATGGACGGCGCGATCCTGGTGGTGTCGGCCGCCGACGGCCCGATGCCGCAGACGCGCGAACACATCCTGCTGAGCCGCCAGGTGGGCGTGCCGTACATCATCGTGTTCCTGAACAAGGCGGACATGGTGGACGACGCCGAGCTGCTGGAACTGGTGGAAATGGAAGTCCGCGAGCTGCTGAGCAAGTACGACTTCCCGGGCGACGACACGCCGATCGTGAAGGGTTCGGCCAAGCTGGCGCTCGAAGGCGACAAGGGCGAGCTGGGCGAGCAGGCGATCCTGGCGCTGGCCGACGCGCTGGACAGCTACATCCCGACGCCTGAGCGTGCCATCGACGGCACGTTCCTGATGCCGGTCGAAGACGTGTTCTCGATCTCGGGCCGCGGCACGGTGGTGACCGGCCGTATCGAGCGCGGCATCGTGAAGGTCGGCGAGGAAATCGAAATCGTCGGCATCAAGCCGACGGTGAAGACGACCTGCACGGGCGTGGAAATGTTCCGCAAGCTGCTGGACCAAGGTCAAGCGGGCGACAACGTCGGTATCCTGCTGCGCGGCACCAAGCGTGAAGACGTCGAGCGTGGCCAGGTGCTGGCCAAGCCGGGTTCGATCAACCCGCACACGGACTTCACGGCCGAGGTGTACATTCTGTCGAAGGAAGAAGGCGGCCGCCACACCCCGTTCTTCAACGGCTATCGTCCCCAGTTCTACTTCCGTACGACGGACGTGACGGGCACGATCGAGCTGCCGAAGGACAAGGAAATGGTTCTGCCGGGTGACAACGTGTCGATGACCGTGCGCCTGCTGGCCCCGATCGCCATGGAAGAAGGCCTGCGCTTCGCCATTCGCGAAGGCGGCCGTACCGTCGGCGCCGGCGTCGTCGCTTCCATCGTCAAGTAA